From one Trifolium pratense cultivar HEN17-A07 linkage group LG1, ARS_RC_1.1, whole genome shotgun sequence genomic stretch:
- the LOC123910374 gene encoding rust resistance kinase Lr10-like, translating to MMICSHSTCSFVIAMTLMLVWLLANEHEQNIPSVGCPFNLTCTHDNNKHILELPAHPIPIKLRVSYINYTSQVLEAHDLENCLPRLLLQQYNFSSSIYPFQIVSSTPSQFDDFNNISFFDCSALRKHHLTDDYIYYWNYESVQQDMISCPIYVAGFDEDIVESNLVSCTKLPERVLPLNLPGDSVYGIQQNSMLLSWSETNLDKECLKCKHRSKKKTITILLSSAGVIIGSTVFVLLFGAIFQIYWYFKMKGEDHERIENFLKDYRALKPTRFSYADLKRITHNFKDKLGEGAHGAVYKGKLSNQILVAVKILNNAEGDGKEFINEVGTMGKIHHLNVVRLLGFCADGFRRALVYDFFPNGSLEKFISPSNNKDNFLGWEKLQQIALGIANGIEYLHQGCDQRILHFDINPHNVLIDDNFIPKITDFGLAKMCSKNQSIVSMTTVKGTLGYMAPEVFSRNFGNVSYKSDIYSYGMLLLEMVGGRKNTKTTGGEENVQVVYPDWIHNLLKAEDIQIPIDEEGDFRIAKKMATVGLWCIQWHPLHRPPMKTVVQMLQGEGDKLKVPCNPFEPTTTTNTTANIFVERMNLELDVIQELD from the exons ATGATGATTTGCAGTCACAGTACTTGTTCCTTCGTGATAGCAATGACATTAATGCTAGTGTGGCTGCTCGCGAATGAACATGAACAGAATATCCCTTCCGTTGGATGTCCTTTCAATCTAACTTGTACACATGATAACAACAAGCATATTCTTGAACTACCTGCTCATCCAATCCCTATAAAACTCCGCGTTAGTTACATTAACTACACATCGCAAGTACTTGAAGCACATGATCTTGAAAATTGTCTTCCTCGACTCTTACTTCAGCAGTACAATTTCTCTTCATCAATTTATCCTTTTCAGATTGTCTCTTCAACGCCTTCACAATTTGAtgattttaacaatattagttTCTTTGATTGTTCTGCACTACGAAAACATCACCTGACAGACgactatatatattattggAACTACGAAAGTGTGCAGCAGGACATGATCTCTTGCCCAATTTATGTCGCAGGATTTGACGAAGATATAGTTGAATCAAACCTTGTATCTTGCACCAAACTGCCTGAACGAGTTTTGCCCCTTAATCTTCCGGGAGATTCTGTGTATGGGATACAACAAAACTCAATGTTACTGTCATGGTCGGAAACAAATCTTGACAAAGAATGTTTAAAATGTAAGCACAGATCAAAGAAGAAGACTATAACTATTCTTTTGTCTTCTGCAG GTGTAATCATTGGTTCGACtgtatttgttcttctatttggtgccatttttcaaatatattggTATTTTAAGATGAAAGGTGAAGATCATGAAAGAATTGAAAACTTTTTGAAGGATTACAGAGCTTTAAAGCCAACTAGATTCTCTTATGCAGACTTAAAGAGAATTACACATAATTTTAAGGATAAGTTAGGCGAAGGAGCTCATGGAGCTGTTTACAAAGGTAAATTGTCGAACCAAATTCTGGTTGCTGTGAAGATTCTTAATAATGCAGAGGGTGATGGGAAGGAGTTCATAAATGAAGTGGGAACCATGGGCAAAATCCACCATCTCAATGTCGTCCGTTTGCTTGGCTTCTGCGCAGATGGATTTCGCCGTGCTTTAGTTTATGACTTTTTTCCAAATGGTTCGTtggagaaattcatttctccTTCGAACAACAAAGATAATTTCCTTGGATGGGAAAAATTACAACAAATTGCTCTAGGCATAGCAAATGGTATTGAGTATCTCCACCAAGGTTGTGATCAAAGAATTCTACACTTTGACATCAATCCTCACAATGTTTTGATAGATGACAATTTCATTCCCAAAATCACAGATTTTGGTTTGGCTAAAATGTGTTCGAAAAATCAAAGTATTGTATCCATGACTACAGTTAAGGGAACATTAGGCTACATGGCACCTGAAGTTTTTTCAAGAAACTTCGGAAATGTCTCGTATAAGTCTGATATATACAGTTACGGTATGTTGTTATTGGAGATGGTTGGAGGAAGAAAGAATACAAAAACAACGGGTGGTGAAGAAAATGTTCAAGTTGTGTATCCAGATTGGATCCATAATTTGCTGAAAGCAGAAGATATACAAATCCCTATTGATGAAGAGGGAGATTTTAGAATTGCAAAAAAAATGGCAACAGTGGGACTTTGGTGTATCCAATGGCACCCTTTGCATCGCCCGCCAATGAAAACTGTGGTACAAATGCTTCAAGGAGAGGGGGACAAGTTAAAAGTACCATGCAATCCTTTTGAACCTACAACTACAACTAATACAACTGCAAATATTTTTGTAGAACGTATGAATTTGGAGTTGGATGTGATTCAAGAATTAGATTAG